A part of Helicobacter fennelliae genomic DNA contains:
- a CDS encoding DUF4279 domain-containing protein, translating into MEDYEKSTACHSLAPKIQNKAQSSAQTYGLDSSSLDSTFLDSSVLDSHHAISHTTSQQNTQITQTTQTTNIAYNEAPLNPINKELLSNKELPNKELPHSFYKISSKILHSDDFRKECDRFIDKLEKKQKIILALKEKHNAFLVFRIYSMLNKKHHTRSISLSKSVGFAQSSMRESQMRLRFLRGRFC; encoded by the coding sequence TTGGAGGATTACGAAAAATCCACAGCTTGCCACTCTTTAGCACCCAAAATACAAAACAAAGCACAATCAAGTGCGCAAACTTATGGGCTAGATTCTAGCTCGTTAGATTCTACTTTTTTGGATTCTAGCGTTTTAGATTCTCATCATGCAATATCTCATACAACATCACAACAAAACACACAAATAACACAAACAACGCAAACCACAAATATCGCATATAATGAAGCACCACTCAATCCCATAAATAAGGAGCTTTTATCAAATAAAGAGCTCCCAAATAAAGAACTTCCACATAGCTTTTATAAAATCAGCTCTAAGATTTTGCATAGCGATGATTTTCGCAAGGAGTGCGATAGATTTATCGATAAGCTTGAGAAAAAGCAAAAAATCATTCTCGCGCTCAAGGAGAAGCATAATGCGTTTTTGGTCTTTAGAATCTACTCGATGCTAAATAAAAAGCACCACACACGCTCAATCTCTCTGTCAAAGTCAGTCGGCTTTGCGCAAAGCTCAATGCGCGAATCACAAATGAGATTAAGGTTTTTGAGGGGTAGATTCTGCTAG
- the ligA gene encoding NAD-dependent DNA ligase LigA, with amino-acid sequence MRDFAEYKNAIAQLKAFAYSYYVLDNPTISDEEYDILYHQVKEYEAKNPAQILPDSPTQRVGGEILEGFKKSKHIQRMWSLDDVFNIQELEEWVARIKKNYPDVYFTCSPKFDGVSLNLLYQNGSLVSAATRGDGLIGEEVLANAKTITSIPMHIDESQTIEIRGEVLIAKDDFLKINEERIKNNQTLFANPRNAAAGSLRQLDSTITAKRKLLFIPWGIGVGDVDSSFFATMQHIKALGFFATPMIKRCQGVEEIHAYYEQIRLQRDALKIMLDGMVVMVDDFGVQNELGWTIKSPRFACAYKFPAIEKITKIHAITNQVGRSGVITPVAELEPIEIEGATISRATLHNYSEIARKDIQINDFVVIIRSGDVIPKIIKPIIERRDGAQIPIIPPKFCPICHKELLVEEIFIRCCNLECEARIKESIVHFASKKALNIDGLGEKIVYQLFECNKIASILDLYTLTQDDLLPLEGWKEKKASNLIQAIQNTKHIELWRLINALGIEHIGEGASKKLESAFGLSCFEASFEDLIALDGFGEEMVRAFLEFAFVNKETIHKLFALIEPTLTPKSNLAQPLKNLSFVITGTLSIPRETMKARLELLGAKINSSVSKKTNYVLCGEDAGSKRQKALELGVEIISEEDLERMLDSSLQRI; translated from the coding sequence GTGAGAGATTTTGCAGAATACAAAAATGCTATCGCCCAACTCAAAGCATTTGCTTACTCGTATTATGTGCTTGATAACCCAACAATAAGCGATGAGGAATACGACATACTCTACCACCAAGTCAAAGAGTATGAAGCTAAAAATCCAGCTCAAATCCTTCCAGATTCTCCTACACAAAGAGTTGGTGGTGAGATTCTTGAAGGGTTTAAAAAAAGCAAGCATATCCAAAGAATGTGGAGCTTAGATGATGTGTTTAATATCCAAGAGCTTGAGGAATGGGTCGCGCGTATCAAGAAAAATTACCCCGATGTGTATTTTACTTGTTCGCCAAAATTTGATGGTGTCTCGCTCAATCTTTTGTATCAAAATGGATCTCTTGTGAGTGCGGCGACAAGGGGCGATGGACTGATTGGTGAAGAAGTGCTTGCAAATGCCAAAACAATCACTTCAATCCCCATGCATATCGATGAGTCTCAAACCATAGAAATACGCGGAGAAGTGCTGATTGCCAAAGATGATTTTTTGAAAATCAATGAAGAGAGGATAAAAAATAATCAAACCTTGTTTGCAAACCCACGAAACGCCGCCGCAGGATCTTTGCGACAGCTTGATAGCACAATCACTGCAAAAAGAAAGCTTCTTTTTATTCCTTGGGGCATTGGTGTGGGCGATGTAGATTCTAGTTTTTTTGCGACAATGCAGCATATCAAAGCACTTGGATTTTTTGCAACCCCGATGATAAAGCGATGTCAAGGAGTTGAGGAGATCCATGCTTACTACGAGCAAATCCGCCTCCAAAGAGATGCGCTAAAAATCATGCTTGATGGAATGGTTGTTATGGTTGATGATTTTGGGGTGCAAAATGAGCTTGGTTGGACGATTAAATCTCCGCGTTTTGCGTGTGCGTATAAATTTCCAGCAATTGAGAAAATCACAAAAATTCATGCCATCACAAATCAAGTCGGCAGAAGTGGCGTCATAACGCCTGTGGCAGAACTTGAGCCAATCGAGATTGAGGGCGCGACTATTTCTAGGGCGACTTTGCATAATTACAGCGAAATCGCACGAAAAGATATTCAAATCAATGATTTTGTGGTGATAATCCGCAGTGGCGATGTGATTCCAAAGATTATCAAGCCTATCATTGAGCGCAGAGACGGGGCACAAATACCAATCATACCGCCTAAATTTTGCCCTATTTGCCACAAAGAGTTATTAGTAGAAGAGATTTTTATCCGTTGTTGTAATCTGGAATGTGAAGCACGAATCAAAGAATCCATAGTGCATTTTGCAAGCAAAAAAGCCCTCAATATCGATGGGCTTGGCGAAAAAATCGTCTATCAACTTTTTGAGTGTAACAAAATCGCTTCGATTCTGGATTTATACACGCTCACGCAAGATGATCTTTTGCCACTTGAGGGCTGGAAGGAGAAAAAAGCTTCAAATCTCATACAAGCAATCCAAAACACAAAGCACATCGAGCTTTGGAGGCTTATAAATGCTTTGGGGATAGAGCATATCGGAGAAGGCGCGAGCAAAAAGCTAGAATCTGCTTTTGGGCTTTCTTGCTTTGAGGCGAGCTTTGAGGATCTCATCGCGCTTGATGGGTTTGGTGAGGAGATGGTGCGGGCATTTTTGGAGTTTGCATTTGTCAATAAAGAGACAATCCACAAACTCTTCGCGCTCATTGAGCCAACGCTTACGCCAAAATCTAATCTAGCGCAACCATTAAAAAACTTGAGTTTTGTGATTACTGGGACATTAAGCATTCCGCGAGAAACGATGAAAGCACGCCTTGAGTTGCTTGGTGCAAAAATCAATTCAAGTGTGAGTAAAAAAACAAATTATGTGCTATGCGGAGAAGATGCAGGAAGCAAAAGACAAAAAGCCTTGGAGTTAGGGGTGGAAATTATTAGTGAAGAGGATTTGGAGAGAATGCTAGATTCTAGTTTGCAGAGAATCTAA